A single window of Pseudocalidococcus azoricus BACA0444 DNA harbors:
- a CDS encoding cupin domain-containing protein has translation MKQSWLMGVGLLTLCSVISIRPATAHPHNNPTTALTPSATYPNSLKPGSNEMLRAPTAMAEGVEVIISDVIIPPNSRLPRHYHPGEEFIYVIEGEVVHVEEGKPNRIVRAGETVVIPPRVIHAPYTTDQAARAIVFRVHVAGQPERILVEDQ, from the coding sequence ATGAAACAGTCTTGGCTAATGGGTGTGGGTTTACTGACCCTGTGTTCTGTGATCAGTATTCGCCCCGCCACCGCCCATCCCCATAACAATCCCACCACTGCCCTCACTCCCTCTGCTACCTATCCCAACAGCCTCAAGCCTGGCTCCAATGAAATGCTCCGGGCCCCAACCGCTATGGCCGAGGGAGTAGAGGTGATTATTTCCGATGTAATTATTCCTCCCAATTCACGCTTGCCGCGCCACTATCATCCAGGGGAGGAGTTTATCTATGTGATTGAAGGGGAGGTCGTCCATGTGGAGGAGGGAAAACCCAACCGGATTGTGAGGGCTGGGGAAACAGTAGTCATTCCGCCCAGGGTGATTCATGCTCCCTACACAACCGATCAAGCCGCTCGGGCAATTGTCTTTCGGGTGCATGTGGCGGGGCAACCGGAACGGATTCTAGTTGAGGATCAATAA